The DNA segment CCCCCCCCCCCCCCCCCCCCCCCCCCCCCCCCCCCCCCCCCCCCCCCGGCTCACGAGCGGAACGGCTTTGGCCTTGGGCCGGCTGCGCCGGACCCGCTGCCGCGTCCGGCCAGTTCAACGGCTGGTGCGCTATCGTGTGCTATCGGTCCTGGAGGTGTGCCGGCATGACTGACGTCCTCGTACGAGACGTGCCAGATGAGGTGATCACCGCACTCGATGCGCGGGCTGCCCGCCTTGGGCTCTCCCGCAGTGAGTACCTGCGTCGACGGCTGGCTCAGGAGGCGACCAGCAGCGAGCAGCCGACAACCACCGAGGATCTTGACGGTTTCGCAGAGACGTTCGCCGATCTGGCCGACCCGGAGGTCATGAAGGGCGCCTGGACTTGACCTCCTGGCTCATCGACACCTCGGCTCTCGCTCTGCTCTCGCGGTCGCCCGAAGCAGCGGGGTGGGCGGAACGGATCGAGCGGGGGCTGGTGCGCATCAGCACCGTCACGCGGCTGGAGATCGGCTACTCAGCCCGATCTGGTCACGAGCTGCGAGCTGCGACGCAGCGTCCGCCGCTGGCGTCGATGCCCGTGGAGTACCAGACGCCTGCGATCGAGGACCGCGCCATCGAGGTGCAGCTGCGCCTGGCAGACCTCGGACACCACCGCGCTCCCTCCGTCGCGGATCTGATCGTCGCCGCCACCGCAGAACTGGCCGGCCTGACCGTCGTCCACCTCGACAAGGACTTCGAGTTGATCGCCGAGGTCACCGGCCAGCCGGTTGAGCGCCTGGTCGTCGCGACCGGCTGAACAGTCGGTCCCCGGCGAGCTTGCAGCGGGGGCCCCGACGCAGCTCGCGTGCAAGCAGAACCGGTCTTACTAAGACACGCGTAAGTATGTCGAACACTTTCGGGTCGGCGCCTGGGACACTCGGAGTGTGCGCGAGGACGATGGCCGGAAGCTGGACCACAGCACGCTTGAGGCGCTGAGGTTGCGGGCGGTTGAGCGGGTGGATCAAGGCGCCGATCCGCGTGAGGTGGCTCGCACGTTGGGCATGCACGAGCACACGGTGTACGGCTGAGTCGCCGCGGCTCGTGCC comes from the Mycobacteriales bacterium genome and includes:
- a CDS encoding PIN domain nuclease; the encoded protein is MDLTSWLIDTSALALLSRSPEAAGWAERIERGLVRISTVTRLEIGYSARSGHELRAATQRPPLASMPVEYQTPAIEDRAIEVQLRLADLGHHRAPSVADLIVAATAELAGLTVVHLDKDFELIAEVTGQPVERLVVATG
- a CDS encoding ribbon-helix-helix protein, CopG family, whose amino-acid sequence is MTDVLVRDVPDEVITALDARAARLGLSRSEYLRRRLAQEATSSEQPTTTEDLDGFAETFADLADPEVMKGAWT
- a CDS encoding helix-turn-helix domain-containing protein, whose amino-acid sequence is MREDDGRKLDHSTLEALRLRAVERVDQGADPREVARTLGMHEHTVYG